The Chloroflexota bacterium genome contains the following window.
TTGCTCAACCCTGAAGCCACCACAAAACTGACCACTACAGGCATAAGCCTGGGAACCCCCGCTTATATGGCCCCAGAGCAGGCCATGGGCAAGGAAGTCGATGGGCGAGCCGACGTTTATAGCCTGGCGTGCGTGCTCTACGAACTGCTCACCGGCGAACCTCCCTACACGGCAGATACGCCAATGGGCATCCTGCTCCAACATTTGCAGGCGCCCCCGCCCTCCCTCACCACGAAAGCGCCGCAAGCGCCCAAGGCGCTGGAACACCTGCTCATCAAGGCCTTAGCCAAAGACCCCAAAGAGCGCCCCAGCATGGCTGCTTTTCGCCAATCCCTGGAAACCATGCTGGAGCGAAGCACGCGCCGCAATATGATCTTGTGGCCGCCGCCCATCGGACGCAGAGCCTGGATCATTGCCGCCTTGCTGGTGCTGGCAGGCATCGGTGCAGGCATTGAATTTCCCCGTGTGTGGGGCAAAGAACGCGTCACCCCCACCGCCGCTTCAACCGTAGCAACGAGCGAGAGCCGCGCCGAAACGCAAAACGGCCTTTTGCTGGCCTCCACGTTTACCGCCACGCCTTCGCCTTCCCCCACCTTTACCGCCCTCGCCCCCCCTGACACCAACACAGGGGGCATAACTCTCACGTATCCTACTGCGACGCCGCCCCCGGCCCCGCGCGCGCCCACCCCAACGCCCTCGCCAACGGCCACACCGACAGCCACGCCAACGCTTCTCCCCACCCCCACCCCGACTCCCACAAACACTGTAACATCTACCCCCACCCCAACACCATCTCCAACGGCCGTTCCCACCTCCACGCCCACACCCACGTTCACACCCACGCCTACGCCTAAAGGTGGCGGGGGAGGCGGGGCCAAAACCCCCACACCTACACCCACGCCGTGAAGCCACGTGGCGGGGCCAAAGCGTCGAGGCATCAGGCCCTGGGGAAAACCAGGAAACCACGCGACCTGGTAACCCTGCCACATTCAGAAGAATAGGGGATATTTCTGCGGGTTGAGTTCGTGAAACATGCGGTACACCTTGAAGAATACCTCTTCCACGCTGGGCTTGGAGAAGTGGTCGCCGTCGAAACCGTAGGCCGGGCGGTGTTCCTTGGCCGGGATGGTCAACGGCGCGGCGTCCAGCCACTCGAACCCACCCTGCTTTTCCAGCACCTGCTCCATCATGAACGCGGTGGTGCCGCCGGGGACGTCTTCATCGGCAAAAACGATGCGGTTGGTCTTCTTCAGCGATTCCAGAATCAGCCCGTGGCGGTCGAAGGGTAGCAAGGACTGGACGTCGATGACTTCCGCGTCGATGCCCACGTCGGCCAGCCGTTCCGCGGCCTGCATCACGATGCGGCACATCGCGCCGTAAGTCACGATGGTGACATCCTTGCCTTCGCGCAGCACTTCGGGCACGCCCAAAGGCACGGTGAACTCGCCCAAATTGTCGGGCAGACGCTCTTTCAGGCGGTAGCCGTTGAGCACTTCGATGACCAGTGCGGGGTCGGGGCTTTCGGCTTTCAGCAGGGTGTTGTAGAAGCCTGCCGCGCGGGTCATGTCGCGCGGCACCAAAACGTGCATTCCCCGCAGCAGGTCGAGCAGGCTGGAAGTCAGCGAGCCGGAATGCCACACGCCCACCAGCCGGTGGCCCCGGGTGCGGATGATGACCGGCGCCATCTGCCCGCCCGCGGTGCGCCAGAGCATGGTCGCCAGGTCGTCCGAGGTGATTTGCAGCGCGTAGAGGAAGTAGTCCAGGTACTGGATTTCGGCAATCGGGCGCAGGCCGCGGATCGCCATGCCGATGGCCTGGCCGATGATGGTGGTTTCTCGGATGCCGGTGTCGGAAACCCGCAGTTCGCCGTATTTCGCCTGCAGGCCCTTGAAGCCCTGGTTCACGCCGCCCAAATAGCCCACGTCTTCGCCGAAAGCAATCACGCGCGGGTCGCGGGCGAAGGCCATGTCGAAGAAGCGATTGAGCACCTGATGGCCGGGCACTTCGGGCGAGGTTTCGGAATACACCGGCGGCACTTCCGGCACGTGCAGCGCCGAGGAAGGCCACGGGCTGTAAAGGTGCGAACCGTAACGGCGGACGTTTTCTTCCTCGTGATGCTGCCGCCAGCGGATGAGCACGCTCTTGGCCGGGTTGGGGTCATCGCGCAGCACCAGCAGGGCTTTGGCCGCGGCTTCCTGAATGTGCTTGCGCAGCAGCACGGGCTGCTTGCTCAACAGTTCCTGTTTGATTTTGTCCAGCGCAGCCCGCTTTTCGCCAGAAACCGGCATTTCGTCCAAAATATCGGCCAGGGCCTGGGCTTCTTCCCGCATAGGCGCAATGTAGGATTGGAACGCGGCTTTCTGAATGCGCAGGACGTCGGCCTGGGCTTCCTTTTCCAGCGCGTCCATCTCGGCGTCGGTGGCAATGCCTTCGGCCACAATCCACTCGCGAAATTTGCGAATGCAGTCGTGCTCCTGCTCCCACGCGAGGCGCTCTTTGGATTTGTAGCGCTCGTGGCTGCCCGAGGTGGAATGCCCCTTAGGTTGGGTGAGTTCCACCACATGGATGATACTGGGCACGTGCTCTTCCCGCGCGAGTTTGGCAGCATCGTGATATGCGTCGATGAGTGCGGGGTAATCCCAACCCTTGACGGTGAAGATTTCGTAGCCGGGCTTGCCGGGGCCTTCCCTGCGGAAGCCGGCCAGCGCGGCGGAGAGGTTGTTTTTGGTAATCTGGTATTTGCCGGGCACGGAGATGCCGTAGTCGTCGTCCCAAATGGAAATCACCGCGGGGGCTTGCAGCACGCCCACCGCGTTGACGGTTTCCCAAAACATGCCCTCGGCCGCGGCCGCGTTGCCGATGGTGGCCCAGGCCACTTCGTTGCCATTGCGGGAAAACCTGGTCAGGGATTGCAGGTCGGGCAGGCGGCGATAGAGCACCGACGCGTAGGCCAGGCCGACCAGGCGGGGCATTTGCGAACCGGTGGGGGAAACATCGGCCACCGTGTTGACCTGGCTGGTCTGGTCGCGCCATGTGCCATCGGGGTTGAGCAAGGGGTAGCCAAAATGATTATTCATGTTGCGCCCGCCAGTGGCCGGCTCGTAAGCCGGGTCGGCGTGGCCGTAAACCTGAGCAAAAAAGCCCTCCAGGGTAAGCAACCCCACGGCAAGCATGAAAGTTTGATCGCGGTAATAGCCAGTGCGCCAGTCGCCGGGCTGCGCGGCGCGCGCCCACGCGAGTTGGGGCACTTCTTTGCCGTCGCCAAAGATGCCGAATTGGGCATGGCCTAACATTACCTCACGGTGCGCCATCAGGCTGGCCTGACGGCTGCGGTAGGCCAGAATGTAGTCATCCAGAATCTGCTGGGCGGTGAGAGTGGTGTGTTTAAACCGAATTTCTTTGCTAAGGTCAGGCATAAGACAGCCTCCAGGGTTGGTCGGGTAGTTGGTGTAGTCAAGTAGTCGAGTAGTCGTGTAGTCGCGGTAGTCGGGTGGTCGTCTCAGTCGGCGGGCAAAAGGCGGCGGCGCGGTTTTCGCCTGCGGTATCTCACCCCACCCTCTTCCCGAAACCTGCGGCTTCGGGGCACACCAGGAGGGGAGAGGGAAGCGGAGGCCGTCCTGAGCGGAGGGCTGAGCGCAGCCGAAGCCCGAAGTCGAAGGACGAGCCAAAGCGGGTGGGGAGAGATTTTGGCCTTGTTATGCCGCAGCGCTTGGCCTGCCATCGAATGTTGGGTTAACCTCCGAACGCCCTTTCGCGGGCGCTCGGGAGGGGGGTCAGATATGGATAGGCTGGCCTTCGGCCACGTGGGCGGCTTCCATAAGGACTTCGCTCAGCGTGGGGTGGGCGTGGACGTTGCGGGCAATTTCCGCCGGGGTAATCTCCATCAGGCGGGCTAAGGTGAGTTCGGGCAGCAGTTCGGTCACTTCGGGGCCAACGAGTTGCGCGCCTAACAGTTCGCCATCGGCGGCGTTGACCACCAGTTTTGCCCAGCCGCTGCTCTCGCCCAGCCCCAACGCCTTGCCGTTGGCCTGGAAGGGAAAGCGGGCCACCTTGACCTCATAGCCGCGTTCCTTTGCCTGGGCTTCGGTAAGGCCAAAGGCGGCCACCTGCGGCGTGGTGTAAACCGCGCGGGGCATGGCTTCGTAGTCCAGTTTGATGGTTTCCACCCCGGCGATGTTTTCGGCGCACACAATGCCCTGCGCCGAGCCAACATGGGCTAACATCATCTTGCCGGTCACATCGCCAATAGCCCAAATGCCGGGGATGTTGGTTGCCATGCGGTCGTCAATTTCAATCGCACCTTTGGGGGTCAGGCGAATGCCCAGGTCTTCCAGCCCCAGCCCGGCGCTGTTGGGCTTGAAGCCGATGGCGACGAGCACCTGCTCGGCTTCCAAAGTGTCAGCGCCTTTCTTGCCCTGCACTTTCACCTGCACGCCGTCGTCGGTGGGCTGGATGGCTTCCACTTTGGTGCCGGTGAGCACTTTGATGCCCCGCTTGGCGAAGGCTTTGCCCAGTTCGGTGCCCAGTTCGGGGTCTTCGGCGGGCAGCAGGGTGGGCAGCATTTCCACCACCGTCACGGGCACGCCGTAAGCATTCCAAATGGTGGCAAATTCCACCCCGATGGGGCCGCCGCCGATGATGATTGCCGATTTCGGCAGGCGCTCCTGCAAGATGGCGTGGCGGTAGGTGAGGATTTTCTCCCCGTCGGCTTCCACGCCCGGAATCATGGCGGGGCGCGCACCAGTGGCGACTACGATGTTGGCGGTGCGCAGGGTGGTTTCGCCTTCGGCGGTGCTCACCACCACTTCGGTGGGGGAAGCCACCCGCGCCGCGCCCATCACGACGTCGATTTTGTTTTTCTTCATCAGGAAGCCCACACCTTTGGTGAGCCGCCCGGAAACTTTGCGGCTGCGCTTGACCGCAGCCTTGTAGTCCAGTTTCAGGTCGGAAAACGAGAAGCCGAATTCCTTGCCCTTCTTGCGCAGGGTGAAGGCGATTTCGGCGTTCTTGAGCAAGGCTTTGGACGGGATACAGCCAACGTTCAGGCAGACACCGCCGAGCCATTCTTTATCCACAATGGCTGTTTTCAAACCCAACTGCGCGGCCCGAATAGCAGAAACATAGCCCGCCGGGCCTGCGCCGATGATGACGACATCGTAAAGTGCCATGGGGTCCTCCGAGTGTGGTTGCTTGGTTAGGAAGGGACTGGGAGGGATTGAGGTATTGAGGGATTGGGGGGCTTTCCCCAGTTGCCCCAGCACCCCAGTTGCCTCAGTACCCCAGCACCCCAGTACCCCAGTTATCCCAGCACCTCAATTGCCTCCGTTGCCTTCTACCGCCAGTTCTCCAAAATCTCTACCACTTTACCTAAGAACATATCGGCCACCGCGCCATCCACCACCCGGTGGTCGAAGGACAGGCTGAGGTAAATCATCGGGCGGATGGCGATGCTGTCGTTGCCTAAGTCGTCGGTGACCACGATGGGGCGCTTTTTGATGGCGCCGGTGCCCATGATGGCGACGTTGGGCTGATTGATGATGGGGGCGGCAAAGAGAGAGCCGGTGACGCCGTGGTTGGTGACGCTGAAGGTGCTGCCGCTGATTTCGTCGGGGCGCAGTTTGCGGCTGCGGGCGCGCTCGGCCAGGTCGTTCACCGCGCGGGCAATGCCTAACAACGAAAGTTCGTCGGCGTGGCGGATGACCGGCACGATGAGGCCGTCTTCGTCCAGCGAGACCGCCATGCCGATGTTGACTTCCTGGTGCCAGATCAGCCCTTCCTCGCTCCACGAGGTGTTGACCAGGGGGAAGGCGCGCAGCGCCTGGGCCGCGGCGGCGATGAAGTAGGCGGTGAAGGTCAGGCGCACGCCCGCCTGGGCAAATTCGGCCTTGTGGGCAGCGCGGTGGGCGGCCACGCGGGAGAGGTCGGCTTCCATCACGGTGACGGCATGGGGCGCGGTGAACTTGGAGCGCACCATGTGTTCGGCGATGGACTTGCGCATCCGGTTGAGGGGTGCGATGGTGTCGCCAGGCAGCATGGGGGAAGGCGCGGGCTTTGCACCCGGCGGCGGGCCGACTGGCGCGGGGGCAGCCGCGGGTTGCGGTGGTGGGGCAGCAGGCTGCGGTGCAGGGACTGCCGCGGGCGCGCCGCTTTCCAGATAAGCCAGCACATCCTCTTTGGTGATGCGCCCGTTCAGGCCGGTGCCCTTCACGAAAGCCAGGTTGATGCCCTTTTCGTTGGCGAGTTTGGCCACTAAAGGCGAAATGTAGCCCAGTTGGGGGTGGCGTCCGGGGCGGTATTTTTCGGGCGGGGGTGGCGGGGGGGCTGCCGCCGGGGGCGGCGGAGGAGGTGTGGGGGCGGCTGCCGGTTGCGCCGCGGGGGCGGGGGGCGGTGGGGGTTCCGGCGCGGGTTGACTTTGCGCCGCGGGGGCAGGTTCGCCTTCGGGCACGGCTTCGCCGGGTTCCCCAATGTAGGCAATGACGGCATCTACCGCCACGGTGGCGCCTTCCGGGTAAAGGATTTTCAGCACCGTGCCCGACGCCGGGGCGGGAATCTCCGTATCCACCTTGTCGGTCGCAACCTCCAGCAAAGGCTCCAATTCTTCGACCGTCTCGCCTTCCTGCTTCAGCCAACGGGAAATCGTGCCTTCGACCACACCTTCACCAAGTTTAGGCAAACGGACTTCGACGGGCATGGTTCCTCCTCGTTAAAAAAGTAGGGAGCGGCTAAAACCGCTCCCTGAGGTTGCGCAGGCGCGTGTGAATAAGGATAATGACCACAATAAGGACGAGAAAGAGGTGGGGCAAAATCCAGGGGGTCAACGTACACCTCTGCCAACGCAACGTGTGAGTTTGAAAAAAGCCGCGGCTCAACGCTGAGCACTCGTTACCATTTTACCAAAACTCAGCGGAAACGCAACTGGGTTATAATACCCCTATGCTTCCTGGCGCTTTTCGACGTATTCTTCCCGCTTCAGCCGGCCTGTTTTTCGTAGGCTTCAGCGGTGCCGCGCTGCTGGTTTTCAGCGCCTACCCCGTGCTGTGGGCGCGCTGGGCTTTCTTTCTCTGCCTGACCGCTGCGCTCACCGGCCTTACCATGCCCGCCTTCGCCTACCTGCACCACCGCTTTCCCGGTCCGCGCCCGGCCACCGAGCGCACCGTCTTACGGGAAGGCCTATGGGTAGGGCTCTACGCAGGCGTGTTGGGCTGGCTGCAACTTGGGCGAGTGCTGACCCCGTGGTGGGCCTTCCTGCTGGCCGCGGCCTTCGCGGTGCTGGAAGCCTTGCTGTTGCTCGGCGAGCGCAGCCGGAAACCGTCGTAAATCCAGGTGCCCTAAAGCCGGGCACGTGGCCCACTCATTCCCCTTTTTCTTCCCCCGGCGAGGATCTTATGCGAACCGACCTGGATGCCTTCCTGGAAACCCACAACCT
Protein-coding sequences here:
- the sucB gene encoding 2-oxoglutarate dehydrogenase, E2 component, dihydrolipoamide succinyltransferase, with product MPVEVRLPKLGEGVVEGTISRWLKQEGETVEELEPLLEVATDKVDTEIPAPASGTVLKILYPEGATVAVDAVIAYIGEPGEAVPEGEPAPAAQSQPAPEPPPPPAPAAQPAAAPTPPPPPPAAAPPPPPPEKYRPGRHPQLGYISPLVAKLANEKGINLAFVKGTGLNGRITKEDVLAYLESGAPAAVPAPQPAAPPPQPAAAPAPVGPPPGAKPAPSPMLPGDTIAPLNRMRKSIAEHMVRSKFTAPHAVTVMEADLSRVAAHRAAHKAEFAQAGVRLTFTAYFIAAAAQALRAFPLVNTSWSEEGLIWHQEVNIGMAVSLDEDGLIVPVIRHADELSLLGIARAVNDLAERARSRKLRPDEISGSTFSVTNHGVTGSLFAAPIINQPNVAIMGTGAIKKRPIVVTDDLGNDSIAIRPMIYLSLSFDHRVVDGAVADMFLGKVVEILENWR
- a CDS encoding transketolase, producing MPDLSKEIRFKHTTLTAQQILDDYILAYRSRQASLMAHREVMLGHAQFGIFGDGKEVPQLAWARAAQPGDWRTGYYRDQTFMLAVGLLTLEGFFAQVYGHADPAYEPATGGRNMNNHFGYPLLNPDGTWRDQTSQVNTVADVSPTGSQMPRLVGLAYASVLYRRLPDLQSLTRFSRNGNEVAWATIGNAAAAEGMFWETVNAVGVLQAPAVISIWDDDYGISVPGKYQITKNNLSAALAGFRREGPGKPGYEIFTVKGWDYPALIDAYHDAAKLAREEHVPSIIHVVELTQPKGHSTSGSHERYKSKERLAWEQEHDCIRKFREWIVAEGIATDAEMDALEKEAQADVLRIQKAAFQSYIAPMREEAQALADILDEMPVSGEKRAALDKIKQELLSKQPVLLRKHIQEAAAKALLVLRDDPNPAKSVLIRWRQHHEEENVRRYGSHLYSPWPSSALHVPEVPPVYSETSPEVPGHQVLNRFFDMAFARDPRVIAFGEDVGYLGGVNQGFKGLQAKYGELRVSDTGIRETTIIGQAIGMAIRGLRPIAEIQYLDYFLYALQITSDDLATMLWRTAGGQMAPVIIRTRGHRLVGVWHSGSLTSSLLDLLRGMHVLVPRDMTRAAGFYNTLLKAESPDPALVIEVLNGYRLKERLPDNLGEFTVPLGVPEVLREGKDVTIVTYGAMCRIVMQAAERLADVGIDAEVIDVQSLLPFDRHGLILESLKKTNRIVFADEDVPGGTTAFMMEQVLEKQGGFEWLDAAPLTIPAKEHRPAYGFDGDHFSKPSVEEVFFKVYRMFHELNPQKYPLFF
- a CDS encoding serine/threonine protein kinase — protein: MMRLSLLYQRTPFLQHLSAPEHLSTKSAIHPRAGGTIAKKAQGKQAMYGQTWEGSRQIGNYLLLDVVGEGGMAMVWKAVNLTTRQEVAFKMLKTGILPARDFETIRRRFLREVKTLSFLQHPAIVPILDYGEEEGIPYLVMPFLPEGTLEQYVQQGPLPWRQAVQLILPVAEALAYAHEQGIVHRDVKPSNILLDEQGRPLLSDFGVARLLNPEATTKLTTTGISLGTPAYMAPEQAMGKEVDGRADVYSLACVLYELLTGEPPYTADTPMGILLQHLQAPPPSLTTKAPQAPKALEHLLIKALAKDPKERPSMAAFRQSLETMLERSTRRNMILWPPPIGRRAWIIAALLVLAGIGAGIEFPRVWGKERVTPTAASTVATSESRAETQNGLLLASTFTATPSPSPTFTALAPPDTNTGGITLTYPTATPPPAPRAPTPTPSPTATPTATPTLLPTPTPTPTNTVTSTPTPTPSPTAVPTSTPTPTFTPTPTPKGGGGGGAKTPTPTPTP
- the lpdA gene encoding dihydrolipoyl dehydrogenase, with protein sequence MALYDVVIIGAGPAGYVSAIRAAQLGLKTAIVDKEWLGGVCLNVGCIPSKALLKNAEIAFTLRKKGKEFGFSFSDLKLDYKAAVKRSRKVSGRLTKGVGFLMKKNKIDVVMGAARVASPTEVVVSTAEGETTLRTANIVVATGARPAMIPGVEADGEKILTYRHAILQERLPKSAIIIGGGPIGVEFATIWNAYGVPVTVVEMLPTLLPAEDPELGTELGKAFAKRGIKVLTGTKVEAIQPTDDGVQVKVQGKKGADTLEAEQVLVAIGFKPNSAGLGLEDLGIRLTPKGAIEIDDRMATNIPGIWAIGDVTGKMMLAHVGSAQGIVCAENIAGVETIKLDYEAMPRAVYTTPQVAAFGLTEAQAKERGYEVKVARFPFQANGKALGLGESSGWAKLVVNAADGELLGAQLVGPEVTELLPELTLARLMEITPAEIARNVHAHPTLSEVLMEAAHVAEGQPIHI